A portion of the Magnolia sinica isolate HGM2019 chromosome 17, MsV1, whole genome shotgun sequence genome contains these proteins:
- the LOC131231688 gene encoding enoyl-[acyl-carrier-protein] reductase [NADH] 1, chloroplastic-like — protein sequence MSSAKAALESDTKVLAFEVGRRHKIRVNTISAGPLRSRAAKAIGFIDMMIDYSSANAGLYHGDFSAIAETPLAFNRQLNCIPQLVNFFIFIILLP from the exons ATGAGTTCAGCTAAAGCTGCTCTAGAGAGTGACACCAAG GTGCTTGCATTTGAAGTAGGAAGGCGCCACAAGATTCGAGTTAATACAATATCTGCTG GTCCATTGAGAAGCCGTGCAGCCAAGGCCATTGGATTCATCGACATGATGATTGACTACTCATCAGCCAATGCAGGATTATATCATGGTGATTTCTCGGCAATTGCTGAAACTCCATTAGCTTTTAACAGACAATTAAATTGCATTCCCCAACtagtgaatttttttatttttataattttattgccGTGA